Genomic segment of Neosynechococcus sphagnicola sy1:
TAGGGGCACTGGTTGTCTACACCGTTGTCATGGGTCGGGTATTGATTTTCCCGTTTTTTCTGCAACTGGAACTCAAACTGCCCACGGAGCAGGTGGGGTTGTTGATGGTGACTGCGCCCTTGCTCAGTGGCATTATTACTCCCCTCGCGGGTCGTTTAGCCGATAAGGTTGGCACCCGACCAATGAGCTTGTTGGGTTTGTTGCTGTTGATCGGAGGCTGTTTATTGGTCAGTGGCTTTGATACCCAGCTCACCTCCCTGCGCTATATGCTGGCAGATGGGGTGCTGGGCATTGGCTTAGGGATGTGGCGAGCCCCGAACAATACTGCCCTCTTAAGTGCGGCTCCGGTTGAACAATTAGGCATGGCTTCGGGATTAGCAACCCTAGCCATCTTATTGGGGCAAACCATTGGCGTTCCCTTCACCGCGACGCTATTTTTTGCCCTGGCTCGCAGCCATAGTCACCTATCCGCAGCAGTGAATAGTATGAGTGCGATCCCATCCGCAACCTTTATCTTTAGCCTCCATTGGACATTTGTAGTTATGGCGGGGCTGTTAGCGATTATGGGAGGGGTAACGACACTGTTTTGGCCACCCCAACGGCCTGCTAAAGTCGGACATTGAAACAGCCTTGCTGCAAAATCAGGTTCGGTATGGCAATGCCCCCATGATTAGAATTCAGGAGACAGGAATCAGAATGGATCCCAGGGGAGGGAAAACCGCCATTTATTCTCTCCTAGCAATAGAGGCTAATATCCTCACCCAGTTCATCGGCCAAATAACAGAGCGCCTTGAACCGCAGTTCAACGAGTTGATCGTAAAAAGGATTGAGCTTACACAGGGGCGGGATGCGCAAAAGGGTGTGGTTAAAGAGAGTGATGTTGCGTTCAAAGGGACAGCGAGCTGGAATCAATTTGCAAATAAGCCGCGCAACATCGGGGGTATGGATCTCGGTGGATTCTAACCAGTGGCGCATTGGCTGTAAGGAGTCATAGTGCCAATTAATCACAGATACAGATTTCATGGTGAGCGCCTCATCAGGTGGTTGCTGCCGGAACTATCAGTTATTAGAGGGAAATTTTACGGTGCTCTGAGGTTCAGATTGGAGTGCCTGAAACACAACAAAGGAGAAGGCAATACTTGCAGGAAGTAAGGAGAAAAATGCCGTAATTGGTAACAAGTTGGTATGCATTGAAAAGTACTGATTCTGAGAAGTGAATAACTAACGTCTCGATGGATTGTAGCTGCCAAGATCGGAGTTTAATTCCCAGGATTCTATGGTTGAAGAAGCGTTAGTTGGAGATACTTCAATCCTAGGGTCGGAACCGCTGGGATTGGTGAAGGATGGGTAAAGACTGCCTGAGTCTCTGTAAAGTTATCAATGAATTTTCCCTGAGCCAACCCATGGCAGGATGACTTTCAACCCTGTTTGGCTGCTCCTTGGCGAGAATTGAGGAGCCAGGGGGCAGGATCACAAAACTCTTCTGGATTCTTCAGCCAGAATGTACCCGAGATGACGGCAAGTATTTAAGCAGGGGGGATGTAGCTTACTTCCCGTCAGGGTGCTCAAAGCTCGAATCCCCAGGCTCAAAGGCGCAACCATTACCCCCTGCCCAGGAGTCTGTCAACTTTAAACTCAGCAAATGGGATCGCTGATTCCCTAACTCTGGTCTAGGCACTGAAATAC
This window contains:
- a CDS encoding Mo-dependent nitrogenase C-terminal domain-containing protein; this encodes MKSVSVINWHYDSLQPMRHWLESTEIHTPDVARLICKLIPARCPFERNITLFNHTLLRIPPLCKLNPFYDQLVELRFKALCYLADELGEDISLYC